A window of the Nisaea acidiphila genome harbors these coding sequences:
- a CDS encoding acetyl-CoA C-acetyltransferase translates to MTEVVIAGAARTPIGAFGGGLSSLSGADLGVIAIKEALSRAKVQAEEVDEAILGQVLTAAAGMNPARQAAIGAGIPKERTALTINQVCGSGLRAVALGDQAIRAGDSKIVVCGGQESMSNAPHAQSLRNGYKMGDVQLIDTMIKDGLWDHFNGYHMGNTAENVAAQWQITREEQDAFAQASQAKAEEAQKAGKFKDEIVPVTIATRKGETVVDTDEHPRHGTTLEALAKLRPAFSKEGTVTAGNASGINDGAAITVLMTADEAVKRGITPLARIVSFATRGVDPSIMGTGPIPASRAALEKAGWSADDLDLVEANEAFAAQACAVNKDLAWDPAKVNVNGGAIALGHPIGASGCRVLITLLHEMQKRDAKKGLATLCIGGGMGVALCVARD, encoded by the coding sequence ATGACCGAAGTGGTGATTGCCGGGGCCGCACGGACCCCGATCGGGGCGTTTGGCGGCGGCCTGAGTTCACTTTCCGGTGCCGATCTTGGCGTCATCGCCATCAAGGAGGCGCTCAGTCGGGCGAAGGTCCAGGCCGAAGAGGTCGACGAGGCGATTCTCGGGCAGGTGCTGACTGCGGCGGCGGGTATGAATCCGGCGCGCCAGGCGGCGATCGGGGCCGGCATTCCGAAGGAGCGCACCGCGCTTACCATTAATCAGGTCTGTGGTTCCGGTCTGCGTGCCGTCGCTCTCGGCGACCAGGCGATCCGCGCCGGCGACAGCAAGATCGTCGTCTGCGGCGGCCAGGAGAGCATGAGCAACGCGCCGCACGCTCAGAGCCTGCGCAACGGCTACAAGATGGGCGACGTCCAGCTGATCGACACCATGATCAAGGACGGGCTCTGGGACCATTTCAACGGCTACCATATGGGCAATACGGCGGAGAATGTCGCCGCTCAGTGGCAGATCACCCGCGAGGAGCAGGACGCCTTCGCTCAGGCCTCCCAGGCGAAGGCTGAAGAGGCGCAGAAAGCCGGCAAGTTCAAGGATGAAATCGTTCCCGTAACGATTGCGACCCGCAAGGGCGAGACGGTCGTCGATACCGACGAGCACCCGCGTCATGGCACGACTCTGGAGGCGCTGGCCAAGCTGCGTCCGGCCTTCTCCAAAGAAGGCACGGTCACGGCCGGCAACGCTTCCGGGATCAATGACGGCGCGGCGATCACGGTTCTTATGACCGCAGACGAGGCGGTGAAGCGCGGCATCACCCCGCTCGCGCGGATCGTTTCTTTCGCCACCCGCGGCGTCGATCCCTCGATCATGGGCACCGGCCCGATCCCGGCGAGCCGGGCCGCTCTGGAAAAGGCCGGCTGGTCTGCCGACGATCTCGATCTGGTCGAGGCGAACGAGGCCTTCGCCGCGCAGGCTTGTGCCGTGAACAAGGACCTCGCCTGGGATCCGGCAAAGGTCAATGTGAACGGCGGTGCGATCGCGCTCGGCCATCCGATCGGCGCCTCGGGCTGCCGCGTGCTGATCACTCTGTTGCACGAGATGCAGAAGCGGGATGCCAAGAAGGGGCTCGCCACGCTCTGCATCGGCGGCGGCATGGGCGTCGCGCTTTGCGTCGCCCGCGACTGA
- the phbB gene encoding acetoacetyl-CoA reductase, giving the protein MGRVAIVTGGTRGIGEAISLGLKEAGCTVAANYAGNDERAKAFTERTGIKSYKWDVSDFEACAAGVRQVEADLGPVDIVVNNAGITRDGTIHKMDHKMWQDVIDTNLGGCFNMCRNVIDGMRERKFGRIVNIGSINGQAGQYGQVNYAAAKSGIHGFTKALAQEGARYNITVNAIAPGYIDTDMVAAVPANVLEKIVARVPVGRLGHADEIARGVVFLCADDAGFVTGSTMSINGGQHMY; this is encoded by the coding sequence ATGGGACGCGTTGCAATCGTTACGGGCGGAACCCGGGGTATCGGTGAAGCCATCAGCCTCGGTCTGAAGGAAGCGGGCTGTACCGTCGCGGCCAATTATGCGGGCAACGACGAGCGGGCGAAGGCCTTCACCGAGCGGACCGGCATCAAGAGCTACAAGTGGGACGTCTCGGATTTCGAGGCCTGCGCCGCCGGCGTACGCCAGGTCGAGGCCGATCTCGGCCCGGTCGACATCGTTGTGAACAACGCCGGTATCACCCGCGACGGCACGATCCACAAGATGGATCACAAGATGTGGCAGGACGTGATCGATACCAATCTCGGCGGCTGCTTCAACATGTGCCGCAATGTGATCGACGGCATGCGCGAGCGCAAATTCGGCCGCATCGTCAATATCGGTTCGATCAACGGTCAGGCAGGCCAGTACGGCCAGGTGAACTACGCCGCCGCCAAGTCCGGTATCCATGGATTCACCAAGGCGCTGGCGCAGGAAGGTGCGCGCTACAACATCACCGTGAATGCCATCGCGCCGGGTTATATCGATACCGACATGGTCGCCGCGGTGCCGGCGAACGTGCTGGAAAAAATCGTCGCACGGGTGCCGGTCGGCCGCCTCGGCCATGCCGACGAGATCGCGCGGGGCGTGGTCTTCCTCTGCGCCGACGATGCCGGATTCGTCACTGGATCGACCATGTCGATCAATGGCGGCCAGCACATGTACTGA
- a CDS encoding carboxymuconolactone decarboxylase family protein, whose translation MSATVTPVAYEDASDEVRAVYDDIMSSRNIDFVPNVWRTLASHPPTLARVWYGLEEIMAPGALDARTKEMIAVAVSATNGCEYCIRSHTRQARGHGMTEEMYGELMAVIGMFNQTNKLIEGYQVEVDDFLKEI comes from the coding sequence ATGAGCGCAACGGTCACGCCGGTGGCGTACGAGGATGCGTCGGACGAGGTGCGCGCGGTCTATGACGACATCATGTCCAGCCGAAACATCGATTTCGTGCCCAATGTCTGGCGCACTCTGGCGAGCCATCCGCCGACCCTGGCGCGGGTTTGGTACGGTCTGGAGGAAATCATGGCGCCGGGCGCGCTCGACGCCCGGACGAAGGAGATGATCGCGGTCGCGGTCTCGGCCACCAACGGCTGCGAGTATTGTATCCGCTCCCATACCAGACAGGCGCGTGGCCACGGCATGACCGAGGAAATGTACGGCGAGCTGATGGCCGTGATCGGCATGTTCAACCAGACCAACAAGCTGATCGAGGGCTACCAGGTCGAGGTCGACGACTTCCTGAAGGAAATATAG
- a CDS encoding N-acyl homoserine lactonase family protein gives MSGKEVYEVFAIRYAHNAKRMRNENFVFADAHDVPMPLDYFVWVIRNQNRTFVVDTGFGEVASLKRGAPLLRSTTEALALLGIEAASVEDVILTHMHYDHAGGIGEFPNATFHIQDSEMAFATGRCMCFEAIQRPFEVEDVVAMVRKIYGGQAKFHDGDAELAPGVSIHKIGGHSAGLMCVRVWTERGWVVLASDCAHFYENIRERKPFVICYDLGAMMNGFNTIELLADSPDHIVPGHDPLVMDYYPAPSPELEGAVVRLDVMPKT, from the coding sequence ATGAGCGGTAAGGAAGTCTACGAGGTTTTCGCCATACGGTATGCGCACAATGCCAAGCGCATGCGGAACGAGAACTTCGTGTTCGCGGACGCGCATGACGTCCCGATGCCGCTCGATTACTTCGTTTGGGTCATCCGCAACCAGAACAGAACCTTCGTCGTCGACACCGGGTTCGGCGAGGTCGCCTCGCTGAAGCGCGGGGCGCCGCTGCTGCGCTCCACGACAGAGGCCCTGGCACTGCTCGGTATCGAGGCCGCATCGGTCGAGGACGTCATCCTCACCCACATGCATTACGACCATGCCGGCGGCATCGGCGAATTTCCGAACGCCACCTTCCATATCCAGGATTCCGAGATGGCGTTCGCCACCGGCCGCTGCATGTGTTTCGAGGCGATCCAGCGCCCGTTCGAGGTCGAGGACGTGGTCGCGATGGTCCGCAAGATCTATGGCGGACAGGCGAAGTTCCATGACGGCGACGCGGAACTGGCGCCGGGCGTCTCGATCCACAAGATCGGCGGCCATTCGGCGGGCCTGATGTGCGTGCGCGTCTGGACCGAGCGCGGCTGGGTCGTGCTCGCCTCGGACTGCGCGCATTTCTACGAGAACATCCGCGAGCGCAAGCCCTTCGTGATCTGCTACGACCTCGGCGCGATGATGAACGGCTTCAACACCATCGAACTGCTGGCGGACAGCCCGGACCATATCGTTCCGGGGCACGACCCGCTGGTGATGGATTACTACCCCGCGCCCTCACCTGAGCTGGAAGGCGCGGTGGTCCGGCTGGACGTGATGCCGAAGACCTGA